In Verrucomicrobia bacterium CG1_02_43_26, a single genomic region encodes these proteins:
- a CDS encoding CDP-diacylglycerol--serine O-phosphatidyltransferase, translating to MNAPNKIEPSSHARIYIIPNAITAGNLFFGFLAIIRCIQARYTALTEIESTTLYTQAVWFIILAFICDALDGRVARLGGRDSLFGKEFDSLADIVSFGVAPALMLFFLILSPTEGYPIFRQIGWLIGFIYLMCAAVRLARFNVITHPLLPEKERPINLKQFLGLPVPAAAALIASLVLVLTRLETRVIWLAMPGLMLLISWLMVSSIPYPNFKNIDWHTHAPLKTFLALVILVAIIFIFQEFAFALIFVSYIFYGPIRHFNSKWRRRNKST from the coding sequence ATGAACGCACCAAACAAAATTGAGCCATCTTCTCATGCACGCATCTACATAATACCCAATGCGATCACGGCAGGGAACCTCTTCTTTGGCTTTTTAGCCATCATTCGCTGCATACAAGCACGGTACACCGCGTTGACAGAAATCGAATCAACAACGCTGTATACGCAAGCGGTGTGGTTCATCATTTTGGCGTTTATTTGCGATGCGCTGGATGGCCGAGTCGCTCGCTTAGGAGGCAGAGATTCTCTCTTCGGTAAGGAGTTTGACTCCCTGGCTGACATCGTTTCCTTTGGGGTAGCGCCAGCCCTCATGCTCTTTTTCCTCATCCTTTCTCCAACGGAAGGCTATCCTATATTTCGCCAAATCGGATGGCTCATTGGGTTCATTTACCTCATGTGCGCCGCCGTTCGCTTGGCTCGATTTAATGTGATCACACACCCTTTACTTCCAGAAAAAGAACGTCCCATCAATTTAAAACAGTTTCTAGGACTGCCTGTACCAGCCGCTGCCGCTTTAATCGCTTCTCTTGTGCTTGTTTTGACGAGACTGGAAACGCGGGTGATCTGGCTTGCCATGCCTGGCCTCATGCTCCTTATTTCATGGCTCATGGTCAGCTCTATCCCCTACCCAAACTTTAAAAACATAGATTGGCATACGCACGCTCCTTTAAAAACCTTTTTAGCGCTCGTGATTTTAGTAGCCATCATTTTCATATTTCAGGAATTCGCTTTCGCACTCATATTTGTGAGCTATATCTTTTACGGTCCTATTCGACACTTTAATAGTAAATGGCGCAGACGAAACAAGTCCACATAG
- a CDS encoding MFS transporter, with protein sequence MDRLLEIILGRSRTILSLLAFLLVVGLYAYMAMPTESNPDIPIPIIYVSMTHEGISPEDAERLLIRPMEKELRSIAGVKEMTATANQGQASVVLEFEAGFDKAKALQDVRERVDIAKPDLPSETDEPTVNEVNFSLFPVLVVSLSGDVPERTLLNLAKKLRDAIETIPEILEVDIAGEREEALEIIIDPASFEMYDLKFEELNPLFQSNNKLVAAGNLDVGAGRIPIKVPGLFETAEDIFNVPIKVVGDNVIRLRDIATLRKSYKDRTGFARSWGKPAIALEIKKRAGENAIQTIEKIREMVAQESQYWPEGIAIDFFQDQSKDIRNMLASLQNNLISAIVLVMVVVVAALGLRSSILVGISIPGSFLTGIFVLYLMGVTINIVVLFSLILAVGMLVDGAIVVTEYADRKMIEGVHRAKAYLLASQRMALPIIASTATTLAAFMPLLFWPGVVGEFMKYLPMTLICTLSASLLMALIFVPALGALIGKPGEGNEEVLRHLAAAEKGNLDELHAFTGLYIRTLKKLLKHPGRVFLVAVAILLATYAVSIIFGKGVEFFPKVEPDRAAFQMRVRGNLSIYEIDSLLKEVENRIIDMDEFSTLYSKSDQTLQGEDMPEDAHGVIYIEFKDWRVRRKADVILAEVQQRLNDVPGIIVELSTEEAGPPVGKPINIQLSSRYPELLEPAIAKIYDKLASMPELKDVEDSRPVPGFEWRIDVDRAEASRYGANIQLVGDMVQFVTNGLKIGAYRPLDSDDEVDILARYPVSYRSLDQIARMRVPTASGSVPLSNFITYKAAPKVNAIKRSDGKRVLNVRADVQHGVLADDMTQKLKTWITKQADLDPSIDVKFKGQDEEQRESSEFLNRAFIVALAVMAIILITQFNSFYDALLILTAVIFSTVGVFLGLLITGQPFGIVMNGIGVIALAGIVVNNNIVLIDTYIRIRHDEGLSAVEAVLRTCAQRLRPVMLTTITTILGLIPMVLGIDIDFIQRGIDIGSPSTQWWTQLSTSVAFGLAFATVLTLVLTPALLVLGDRTATYWKAKFQK encoded by the coding sequence ATGGATCGTTTACTTGAAATTATTTTAGGCCGTTCCAGGACCATCCTATCCCTGCTCGCCTTCTTATTAGTTGTTGGGTTATACGCCTACATGGCAATGCCTACGGAGTCTAACCCAGATATTCCGATTCCGATTATATACGTTTCCATGACGCATGAAGGCATTTCCCCCGAAGATGCCGAACGGTTACTCATACGCCCTATGGAAAAGGAGCTTCGCTCTATTGCCGGGGTAAAGGAAATGACGGCTACGGCAAACCAAGGTCAAGCCTCTGTTGTCCTCGAATTCGAGGCCGGTTTTGACAAAGCTAAGGCTTTGCAGGATGTTCGTGAACGCGTAGATATCGCTAAGCCTGACCTCCCGAGCGAAACAGACGAACCCACTGTCAACGAAGTGAATTTCTCTTTGTTTCCTGTGCTGGTTGTTTCTTTATCAGGGGATGTACCCGAGCGCACTTTGCTTAATTTAGCCAAAAAATTACGTGATGCCATCGAAACAATCCCCGAAATTCTAGAAGTAGATATTGCAGGGGAACGAGAAGAAGCACTTGAAATCATTATAGATCCAGCCTCCTTCGAAATGTACGACCTCAAGTTCGAAGAGCTTAACCCGCTTTTTCAAAGCAACAATAAACTCGTTGCCGCAGGAAACCTGGATGTTGGGGCAGGCCGCATCCCTATAAAAGTTCCTGGTCTTTTCGAAACAGCCGAAGATATTTTCAATGTTCCTATCAAGGTGGTTGGGGATAACGTCATACGCCTGCGGGATATAGCTACTCTGCGCAAAAGCTATAAGGATCGTACCGGTTTCGCACGCTCCTGGGGCAAACCTGCTATCGCCCTGGAAATCAAAAAAAGAGCCGGGGAAAACGCAATTCAAACGATCGAAAAAATTCGAGAAATGGTTGCGCAAGAATCTCAATATTGGCCCGAAGGCATTGCCATTGATTTCTTCCAAGACCAGTCCAAGGACATCCGTAACATGCTCGCTAGTCTACAGAACAACCTCATCAGCGCAATTGTCTTAGTAATGGTTGTAGTGGTTGCCGCTCTTGGTTTAAGGTCTTCTATCCTCGTTGGCATATCCATTCCAGGATCTTTTCTCACGGGCATTTTCGTCCTCTATTTGATGGGCGTAACCATCAATATTGTCGTCCTCTTTAGCTTAATTCTCGCAGTAGGGATGCTCGTAGACGGCGCAATCGTGGTAACAGAATACGCGGACCGAAAAATGATTGAAGGCGTTCACCGCGCAAAGGCTTATTTATTAGCCTCCCAGCGTATGGCTCTTCCTATTATTGCCTCCACGGCAACGACTTTAGCAGCTTTTATGCCCCTTCTTTTCTGGCCGGGCGTAGTGGGTGAGTTCATGAAATACTTGCCAATGACGCTTATTTGTACGTTGTCGGCATCCCTCCTTATGGCGCTTATTTTTGTACCCGCGCTTGGAGCCCTAATCGGCAAACCGGGTGAAGGAAATGAAGAAGTCCTCCGTCACCTTGCTGCTGCAGAAAAAGGAAACCTGGATGAACTGCATGCGTTTACCGGTCTTTATATTCGCACGCTCAAAAAATTACTAAAGCACCCAGGTCGCGTCTTTTTAGTGGCTGTCGCCATTCTCCTCGCCACTTATGCTGTGAGCATCATCTTCGGCAAAGGAGTAGAATTCTTTCCAAAGGTAGAGCCAGATCGCGCCGCTTTCCAGATGCGCGTTCGGGGCAACTTATCCATCTATGAAATAGATAGTCTCTTAAAAGAAGTCGAAAATCGTATTATTGATATGGATGAGTTTTCGACTTTATATTCCAAAAGTGATCAAACCCTACAGGGCGAGGATATGCCAGAAGATGCCCATGGCGTGATTTATATCGAATTTAAGGATTGGCGCGTGCGCAGAAAAGCGGATGTTATTTTAGCAGAGGTTCAACAACGCCTAAACGATGTTCCCGGCATCATCGTTGAACTCAGCACGGAGGAAGCCGGCCCTCCTGTTGGCAAGCCAATTAATATCCAACTTTCTTCCCGTTATCCAGAGCTTCTTGAGCCGGCAATCGCTAAAATATATGATAAACTGGCAAGCATGCCGGAGCTTAAGGACGTGGAGGATTCTCGCCCCGTTCCCGGCTTTGAATGGCGTATCGATGTGGATCGTGCCGAAGCCAGCCGCTATGGCGCCAATATTCAACTCGTAGGCGATATGGTGCAATTTGTTACCAATGGCCTTAAAATCGGGGCGTATCGACCGCTTGATTCTGATGACGAAGTGGACATTCTTGCACGTTATCCCGTAAGCTACCGAAGCTTGGATCAAATTGCGCGCATGCGTGTTCCCACTGCCAGTGGCTCTGTTCCGCTCAGTAATTTCATTACGTATAAAGCTGCGCCAAAAGTCAACGCGATCAAACGCTCAGATGGCAAAAGAGTCCTAAACGTACGCGCGGATGTGCAACACGGCGTACTGGCAGATGACATGACACAAAAATTGAAAACCTGGATCACTAAACAAGCTGATCTCGATCCCAGTATTGATGTAAAATTCAAAGGTCAAGATGAAGAACAGCGGGAATCCTCGGAATTCCTAAATAGAGCCTTCATAGTAGCGCTAGCGGTGATGGCCATCATTCTGATAACGCAATTTAACAGCTTCTACGATGCTCTTTTAATTTTGACCGCTGTTATCTTCTCAACTGTAGGTGTCTTCCTCGGCCTCCTCATTACAGGACAACCGTTTGGCATCGTTATGAATGGCATTGGAGTAATCGCCCTTGCTGGAATTGTTGTTAATAACAATATTGTGCTCATAGATACCTATATACGTATCCGGCATGATGAAGGGCTTTCTGCCGTAGAGGCAGTTTTAAGAACGTGCGCGCAACGCCTGCGCCCTGTCATGCTGACCACCATTACGACCATATTGGGCCTTATTCCCATGGTACTTGGTATTGATATTGATTTCATTCAACGAGGTATCGACATCGGCAGTCCTTCCACCCAGTGGTGGACTCAACTCTCCACATCTGTCGCCTTCGGCCTAGCCTTTGCTACCGTACTGACATTGGTGCTGACACCCGCATTGCTCGTTTTGGGAGATCGTACGGCTACCTACTGGAAAGCGAAGTTTCAAAAATAA